The following are encoded together in the Arcticibacterium luteifluviistationis genome:
- a CDS encoding lysophospholipid acyltransferase family protein has product MLKINLKAVLYYCTLPFIFLVSVLPFWLLYLISDLILYPALYLLVGYRKKIVRANLLNAFPEKDLEEIIEIEKRFYHYLCDLFLETFKSITISEKELKKRLVYDVDEQMIDKWYAENKSFVLTLGHYGNYEWMAQTLGRQFPHIGTGPYHKLSNPYFDNLFLKIRSRFGTRMYLTKDTYRRIAAGFDRPFNIALGNDQSAPPLKSYWTTFLNQDTSFFFGTEMIAVKYDMPVIFVYISRIKRGFYKVTFKLITDTPKEEEKYSILEKHANLLEEQIRKEPEFWLWSHRRWKHKKP; this is encoded by the coding sequence ATGCTAAAAATTAACTTGAAGGCCGTTTTATATTATTGCACTCTTCCTTTTATCTTTTTGGTTTCTGTTTTACCCTTTTGGCTGCTTTACTTAATTTCAGATCTGATTTTATATCCAGCCTTATATTTACTAGTAGGTTATAGAAAAAAAATAGTTAGGGCCAATCTATTAAATGCTTTCCCCGAGAAAGACCTTGAAGAAATAATTGAGATTGAAAAAAGGTTTTATCACTATTTATGTGACTTGTTCTTAGAAACATTTAAGTCCATTACCATTTCAGAGAAAGAGCTTAAGAAACGGTTAGTTTATGATGTAGATGAACAGATGATAGATAAGTGGTATGCGGAAAATAAAAGTTTTGTTTTAACCCTTGGTCATTACGGAAATTATGAATGGATGGCTCAAACTTTAGGCAGGCAATTTCCACATATAGGTACTGGGCCTTATCATAAATTGTCTAACCCGTATTTCGATAATTTATTCCTTAAAATAAGAAGCAGGTTTGGGACTCGTATGTATCTCACTAAAGATACATATAGGCGAATAGCGGCAGGTTTTGATAGACCTTTTAATATAGCTCTTGGAAACGATCAGTCGGCACCACCATTAAAATCATATTGGACTACTTTTTTAAATCAAGATACTTCGTTCTTTTTTGGCACTGAAATGATAGCTGTGAAATACGACATGCCAGTAATTTTTGTATATATATCAAGAATTAAAAGAGGTTTTTACAAGGTCACTTTCAAATTAATTACCGATACTCCGAAAGAGGAAGAGAAGTATTCTATTTTAGAGAAGCACGCCAATTTATTAGAGGAACAAATAAGAAAAGAGCCAGAGTTTTGGCTTTGGAGTCATAGAAGGTGGAAACATAAGAAACCCTAG
- a CDS encoding nucleotidyltransferase family protein — protein sequence MNVGIIILAAGASQRMGVPKQLLDIRGDLLVVKAIKECLKVDNVSVSVVLGANKQLIIPKLKEFSINIVENTDWASGMAGSIVRGLAGSYMLNKNIDAVLVCAADMPEISGEYLTQMIKEAETNPEIAIVASSYQKVLGVPALFKKETFIDLLELKGDKGASQIFKKYKSKIKKIDFEGLGIDLDTKEDYLQYINAKN from the coding sequence ATGAATGTAGGAATCATAATTTTGGCTGCTGGAGCCTCCCAAAGAATGGGTGTACCCAAACAATTACTAGACATCCGTGGGGATTTACTAGTCGTAAAAGCAATAAAGGAGTGCTTAAAGGTTGATAATGTTTCTGTTAGTGTAGTTTTGGGAGCAAATAAACAACTCATTATTCCTAAGTTGAAAGAGTTTTCAATCAATATTGTAGAGAATACCGACTGGGCTTCTGGCATGGCAGGTTCTATTGTTAGGGGATTAGCTGGAAGCTATATGTTGAACAAGAATATTGACGCAGTGCTTGTATGTGCCGCAGATATGCCAGAAATTTCTGGAGAGTACTTAACGCAAATGATAAAAGAGGCCGAAACGAACCCAGAAATTGCTATTGTAGCATCAAGTTATCAAAAAGTGCTTGGGGTGCCTGCTCTTTTCAAAAAAGAAACCTTTATAGACCTGCTAGAGTTAAAAGGAGATAAAGGTGCTAGCCAGATTTTCAAGAAATACAAGTCCAAAATTAAGAAGATTGACTTTGAAGGTTTGGGGATTGATCTAGATACTAAAGAGGATTATTTACAATACATCAATGCTAAAAATTAA
- a CDS encoding vWA domain-containing protein, with translation MSFSLFSCGGGDGPNPKGSTFEIYLDFWNTSGRTPEVRFDELNTSSEIKIDFTKTFQGTAEGSSFTKVEIDNFRIIDQNSNNYNIEDITAYELRDGVWKKDIEFTMDFDQSEDISVVLVLDRSESLGEDFGTIKNYANDFIDQVFDDREVVQMGVVDFADDVRSHPLTTRREDLKSYVSSLVQGKFTTLYDAVDIGIDMLQDSDSQSKVLFVFTDGSDNNSSPNVNVDYLLNRIKSDKNDYKITSFAIGLDGDGGVDQNILTKLSGNGGTASFPKTIGEAKGVFEKFSRVISNVYSLEYLRNQQVIPRNTPAKLKFEITTIK, from the coding sequence ATGTCATTCAGTCTCTTTTCCTGTGGAGGAGGAGATGGCCCAAATCCCAAAGGTTCTACATTTGAAATTTATTTAGACTTTTGGAATACCTCAGGAAGAACTCCAGAAGTACGATTTGACGAATTAAATACCTCTAGTGAAATCAAGATTGATTTTACTAAAACTTTCCAAGGAACAGCCGAAGGAAGTTCTTTTACCAAAGTGGAGATTGATAATTTCAGAATTATTGACCAAAACTCAAACAATTACAATATTGAAGACATCACTGCTTATGAACTAAGAGACGGTGTTTGGAAGAAAGATATTGAGTTCACTATGGACTTTGACCAATCTGAAGACATTTCTGTTGTATTGGTTTTAGACCGTTCGGAATCTTTAGGTGAAGACTTTGGTACTATTAAAAATTACGCCAATGACTTTATTGACCAAGTTTTTGATGACAGAGAAGTGGTTCAAATGGGTGTTGTTGACTTTGCGGATGATGTACGTTCACATCCATTAACCACAAGGCGAGAAGACTTGAAATCATATGTTAGCTCTTTGGTTCAGGGTAAATTCACAACATTATATGATGCCGTAGATATCGGAATTGATATGTTACAAGATTCAGATTCTCAGAGCAAAGTGCTATTTGTCTTTACAGATGGTTCGGACAACAATTCCTCTCCAAATGTAAATGTAGACTATCTATTAAACCGAATTAAGTCTGACAAAAACGATTATAAAATCACAAGCTTTGCCATTGGTCTTGATGGTGATGGTGGCGTAGACCAAAATATTTTGACTAAACTGTCTGGAAACGGTGGAACTGCTAGTTTCCCAAAAACTATTGGAGAAGCCAAAGGTGTTTTCGAAAAATTCTCAAGGGTTATTTCTAATGTATATAGCTTGGAGTATTTAAGAAACCAACAAGTTATACCTAGAAATACGCCGGCAAAACTCAAGTTTGAAATCACTACGATAAAGTAG
- a CDS encoding sensor histidine kinase, with translation MDAKSDLENILDEKSKEIRLLKKELEIEAALELVRGRTMAMQKTNELLEVGELFYRQLANLGIHSMTSGYTLIDEKGKMDWQYMVSPENGSIYPEPLGMPRDETWVMRSLTESWKKQEPFHVTALDAEQTIIHQTYIAENTQNFKFTAAELISFSPKNLVIHSFNFKEGYILMIGGDRLSSKQIEIIIRFTKVFEMTYQRFLDLQKAEEQAREAQIEAALERVRSKSMGMRKSEELADLSMELAKQVQLFGLESWFCAFNIYDDDPRGSIEWGSNGQSTFPKYRTPLEGIFLKYYEAGLRGEELLVNEIGEKECATHYEYLCSLPGVGETLLQMKAKGIPFPKSQIDHVAYFKYGYVLFITYEPALEAHDIFRRFAKVFEQTYTRFLDLQKAEVQALRAEKDLVIIKKARKVAEDALSDLKATQTQLIQSEKMASLGELTAGIAHEIQNPLNFVNNFSEVSEELVREIIEERLKTKDERDEALENEILSDIEQNLQKINHHGNRASSIVKGMLEHSRTSSGQKELTDINSLTDEYLRLAYHGLRAKDKGFNADFKTDFEPTLPKIQVIPQDIGRVLLNLINNAFQAVDEQSKKGIEGYKPTVYLKTKLTAQSQLLIAITDNGPGVPPEIKDKIFQPFFTTKDTGKGTGLGLSLAYDIVKGHGGEIKVESVVGQGCEFRIEIPIKAL, from the coding sequence ATGGATGCTAAATCAGATTTAGAGAATATCCTTGACGAAAAATCAAAAGAAATACGCCTTCTAAAAAAAGAACTGGAAATAGAAGCCGCCTTAGAACTAGTTCGTGGCCGAACCATGGCAATGCAGAAAACTAATGAACTGCTAGAGGTTGGCGAATTATTCTATAGACAACTCGCCAACCTAGGTATTCATAGCATGACCAGCGGATATACCTTGATAGATGAAAAAGGTAAAATGGACTGGCAATATATGGTGAGCCCAGAAAACGGAAGCATTTATCCCGAGCCTTTAGGTATGCCACGTGATGAAACTTGGGTGATGCGTTCCCTTACAGAAAGTTGGAAAAAGCAAGAGCCTTTCCATGTGACGGCTTTGGATGCGGAGCAGACCATCATTCATCAAACCTACATAGCCGAAAACACCCAAAATTTCAAATTCACGGCTGCCGAGCTTATTTCTTTCTCTCCCAAAAACTTGGTGATTCATAGCTTTAATTTTAAAGAAGGCTACATTTTGATGATTGGTGGAGACCGACTTTCCTCCAAACAAATTGAAATAATAATTCGATTTACAAAAGTTTTTGAAATGACTTACCAACGTTTCTTAGACCTCCAAAAAGCAGAGGAACAGGCTAGAGAGGCTCAGATAGAAGCAGCTTTGGAAAGGGTTAGAAGTAAGTCAATGGGCATGCGTAAAAGTGAAGAATTGGCAGACCTCTCCATGGAATTGGCGAAACAGGTTCAGCTATTTGGGCTGGAAAGTTGGTTTTGTGCCTTTAATATTTATGACGATGACCCCAGAGGATCTATTGAGTGGGGAAGCAATGGGCAAAGTACTTTTCCTAAATATCGCACGCCACTAGAAGGCATATTTTTAAAGTATTATGAAGCGGGACTAAGGGGTGAAGAATTACTGGTAAATGAAATAGGGGAAAAAGAATGTGCGACCCATTATGAGTATTTATGTAGCCTACCTGGAGTGGGTGAAACTTTGCTTCAGATGAAAGCCAAAGGCATCCCTTTTCCTAAATCTCAAATCGACCATGTGGCCTACTTTAAATATGGGTATGTCCTTTTTATTACCTACGAGCCTGCCCTTGAAGCACATGATATTTTCAGACGCTTCGCCAAAGTTTTTGAGCAAACTTATACTCGTTTTCTGGACTTACAAAAGGCAGAGGTACAGGCTTTAAGAGCAGAAAAAGATTTAGTCATAATAAAAAAAGCTAGAAAAGTAGCTGAAGATGCACTTTCAGACCTCAAAGCCACTCAAACCCAACTCATCCAATCAGAAAAAATGGCAAGCCTAGGAGAGTTAACCGCAGGTATAGCACATGAGATTCAAAACCCTTTAAACTTTGTAAATAATTTCTCAGAGGTGAGCGAGGAACTCGTAAGAGAGATTATAGAAGAAAGACTCAAGACAAAAGACGAACGAGATGAGGCATTGGAAAATGAAATTCTATCGGATATAGAACAAAACCTACAAAAGATTAACCATCACGGAAACCGTGCCAGTAGCATTGTAAAAGGCATGTTGGAGCATTCCAGAACTAGCTCTGGTCAAAAGGAACTGACGGATATCAATTCTTTAACGGATGAATATTTAAGGCTGGCCTACCACGGCCTAAGAGCTAAAGACAAAGGATTTAACGCAGATTTCAAAACTGATTTTGAGCCTACGCTACCCAAAATTCAAGTAATCCCTCAAGATATAGGTCGAGTACTCTTGAATTTGATTAATAATGCCTTTCAAGCTGTAGATGAACAATCAAAAAAAGGAATAGAAGGCTATAAGCCAACTGTTTACTTAAAAACAAAGCTCACAGCCCAAAGCCAACTTCTAATAGCCATCACCGACAACGGCCCAGGAGTCCCGCCAGAAATTAAAGACAAAATATTCCAGCCCTTTTTCACCACCAAAGACACAGGAAAAGGCACAGGATTAGGACTTAGTTTGGCTTATGATATTGTGAAGGGGCATGGTGGGGAAATTAAAGTAGAGTCTGTGGTAGGACAAGGATGTGAATTTAGAATTGAAATACCTATAAAAGCCCTTTAG
- a CDS encoding Gfo/Idh/MocA family protein: MKKSRRDFLKKGTEGAFLLSLGGILPGFSAKAYANILGANDKILAASMGVNSRGLAVAKNFANQPNSEVIHICDVDARASEICIEAVEKVQEKRPFNTPDFRKALEDKDVDVLIVTAPDHWHAPAALLACSAGKHVYLEKPCSHNPKEGEMLLESAKRHKRVLQMGNQRRSWPNVAMAIKELHNGIIGRPYYAKTWYTNNRDTIGIGKNTAVPSWLNYDLWQGPAPRKPFKDNLIHYNWHWFWHWGTGEALNNGTHMVDLARWGLGVDFPVKVNSSGGRFRFQDDWETPDTQMISIEFANKSMITWEGRSCNGKLDEGNSVGVIFYGENGSMLIESGNAYKIFDLQNKLVKEVKNDFEIDPRNLQNPSQQLDALHIQNFFDGIRKGSPVISDIDGGYKSTLLVQLGNISQRTGRTLNIDNTNGHIMNDKEALKFWSRTYESGWEPKI, encoded by the coding sequence ATGAAAAAATCACGTAGAGACTTTTTGAAAAAAGGTACTGAAGGTGCCTTCTTGCTTTCTTTGGGAGGAATTTTGCCAGGTTTTTCTGCCAAGGCTTACGCTAATATTCTCGGTGCTAATGATAAGATATTAGCTGCCAGCATGGGTGTGAATAGCCGTGGCTTAGCCGTGGCTAAAAATTTCGCCAATCAGCCGAATTCCGAGGTAATCCACATTTGTGATGTTGATGCAAGAGCATCCGAAATATGTATAGAAGCTGTGGAGAAAGTGCAAGAGAAAAGACCTTTTAATACGCCTGATTTTAGGAAGGCCCTAGAGGATAAAGATGTTGATGTTTTGATAGTGACTGCTCCAGACCATTGGCACGCACCAGCGGCCTTATTGGCATGTTCGGCAGGCAAGCATGTTTATTTGGAAAAACCATGTAGTCATAATCCTAAAGAAGGAGAAATGCTGTTGGAATCAGCCAAAAGGCACAAACGGGTTTTACAAATGGGAAATCAGCGTAGATCTTGGCCAAATGTAGCAATGGCAATTAAGGAACTACATAATGGTATTATTGGTAGGCCCTATTATGCTAAAACATGGTATACAAATAACCGTGACACCATTGGTATTGGAAAAAATACGGCAGTTCCTTCTTGGCTTAATTATGATCTTTGGCAAGGGCCCGCACCACGAAAACCATTTAAAGATAATTTAATACATTATAACTGGCATTGGTTTTGGCATTGGGGAACAGGCGAAGCTCTAAACAATGGAACACACATGGTTGACTTGGCACGTTGGGGTTTGGGTGTCGATTTTCCAGTGAAAGTAAATTCTTCCGGTGGCCGATTTAGATTTCAAGATGATTGGGAAACACCAGACACCCAGATGATTTCTATTGAATTTGCCAATAAAAGCATGATAACTTGGGAAGGCCGAAGCTGTAATGGCAAATTGGATGAAGGAAATAGTGTGGGTGTAATTTTTTACGGAGAAAATGGTTCTATGCTTATTGAAAGTGGAAATGCTTATAAGATATTTGATCTTCAAAATAAATTAGTAAAGGAAGTAAAAAACGATTTTGAGATTGATCCTAGAAATTTGCAAAATCCTTCTCAACAACTAGATGCTTTGCACATTCAAAACTTCTTTGATGGTATTAGAAAAGGGAGTCCAGTAATATCAGACATTGATGGTGGGTATAAAAGTACTCTTTTGGTTCAATTAGGAAATATATCTCAGCGAACTGGCCGCACCTTGAATATTGATAATACCAATGGGCATATTATGAATGATAAAGAGGCTTTAAAGTTTTGGTCGCGTACCTATGAATCTGGTTGGGAACCAAAGATTTAA
- a CDS encoding acyltransferase family protein yields MAAEKDAFIQKRLLSLDALRGFDMFWIIGGEALIHAMAKINPGSIWMPLSAQFEHPYWDGFTAYDLIFPLFIFLAGVSTPFSIGKALKDGKSRQTLLRKVLKRGLILFVLGLIYNNGLELRPVSDIRFMSVLGRIGIAYTLSNIIYLYVKEKWLFYWFAGLLIAYYFILKFTSAPGFLVGDLTMEGNFASYFDRSVLPGKLSRGIHDTVGLFNNIPAIGNALAGIITGILLKKTTVNPTRKAVYMALTGVAAIIIAQVWNLDFPINKNLWSSSFVMQTVGFSLILFALFYYVIDVLEFKKWTLFFQVIGMNSILIYVSVKFINWEYTTEAFFEWLLEWTGEPYSLLVMAVGVLIVKWLVLKLLYNKRVFLRV; encoded by the coding sequence ATGGCAGCTGAAAAAGACGCTTTTATCCAGAAGAGATTGCTTTCCTTAGATGCTTTGCGTGGCTTCGATATGTTTTGGATAATTGGCGGAGAAGCATTGATTCATGCCATGGCAAAAATCAACCCTGGTTCCATTTGGATGCCATTATCTGCTCAGTTTGAACATCCATATTGGGATGGCTTTACTGCCTACGATTTAATTTTTCCTCTGTTTATATTTTTAGCAGGGGTTTCTACCCCATTTTCAATTGGGAAAGCCTTAAAAGACGGAAAAAGTAGGCAAACGCTTTTGAGAAAAGTTTTAAAACGAGGCTTGATATTGTTTGTTTTAGGATTGATTTATAATAATGGACTGGAATTAAGACCGGTTTCAGATATACGGTTTATGAGTGTATTAGGCCGCATTGGTATAGCCTATACGCTGTCTAATATCATTTATTTATATGTCAAAGAAAAGTGGCTTTTCTACTGGTTTGCAGGCCTATTAATTGCTTATTACTTCATTCTAAAGTTCACCTCAGCTCCGGGTTTTCTTGTGGGAGATTTAACAATGGAGGGCAATTTTGCTTCCTATTTTGACCGCTCGGTTTTACCCGGTAAGCTTTCAAGAGGGATTCATGATACGGTAGGTCTTTTCAATAATATTCCTGCTATTGGAAATGCTTTGGCAGGTATCATTACGGGAATCTTATTGAAGAAAACCACTGTTAATCCAACAAGAAAAGCTGTGTATATGGCTTTAACTGGGGTAGCAGCCATTATTATTGCACAGGTTTGGAATCTAGATTTTCCAATTAATAAAAACTTGTGGTCTAGCTCTTTTGTAATGCAAACGGTTGGCTTTAGTTTAATACTTTTTGCCCTTTTTTATTACGTAATTGATGTATTGGAATTCAAGAAATGGACTCTGTTTTTTCAGGTGATAGGAATGAATTCCATACTCATTTATGTATCGGTTAAATTTATCAATTGGGAATATACTACCGAAGCGTTTTTTGAATGGCTCTTGGAATGGACTGGTGAGCCTTATTCACTTTTAGTTATGGCAGTTGGTGTTCTTATAGTTAAGTGGTTAGTTTTAAAACTCTTATATAACAAAAGGGTTTTCTTACGGGTTTAA